The following coding sequences lie in one Listeria ivanovii subsp. londoniensis genomic window:
- a CDS encoding metallophosphoesterase, which translates to MTRKIKLVIILGVMIALLVVGWFAGTRLTVKQYDVTSTKIEKEIKLVQLSDLHFSEFGENNSKLVAKVEELKPDVIAITGDLFDEQGDSIPKSLVKQLTTIAPVYFSPGNHEYDIKDAYEDDYKRFLEEAGVTNLEDKTVTIDVDGQKFQMSGLRSSANLTYDYPYYEEGLAKLKEQQNFKYYQVLLSHMPDYFELYVANDFDLTLSGHTHGGIVRIPFTNIGAIAPGPQRFILPEFVYGEHTKDGKTMIISAGLGAGSFHQKAFPRLGNPYEIVEVMIKPK; encoded by the coding sequence ATGACGAGGAAGATAAAGTTGGTTATTATATTGGGTGTGATGATTGCCTTACTTGTTGTGGGGTGGTTTGCTGGAACGCGGTTGACTGTAAAGCAATATGATGTTACATCCACTAAAATCGAAAAAGAAATAAAGCTGGTACAATTATCTGATTTGCATTTTAGTGAGTTTGGTGAAAATAATAGTAAACTTGTAGCAAAGGTGGAAGAATTGAAGCCAGATGTAATTGCGATTACCGGAGATCTCTTTGATGAGCAAGGTGATAGTATTCCAAAGTCATTAGTGAAGCAATTAACAACAATAGCTCCTGTTTATTTTTCACCAGGGAATCATGAATACGATATTAAAGATGCGTACGAAGATGACTATAAGCGGTTTTTAGAAGAAGCTGGCGTCACTAATTTAGAAGATAAAACTGTGACCATTGATGTAGACGGGCAAAAATTTCAAATGTCTGGTTTACGGAGTAGTGCAAATTTGACGTATGATTATCCTTATTATGAAGAAGGATTGGCAAAATTGAAAGAACAACAAAATTTTAAATACTATCAAGTACTACTTTCGCATATGCCAGATTATTTTGAGCTTTATGTGGCAAATGACTTTGATTTAACATTAAGTGGCCATACACACGGTGGGATTGTTCGGATTCCTTTTACTAATATTGGAGCGATTGCGCCAGGACCACAACGGTTTATATTACCTGAATTTGTATACGGTGAACATACGAAAGACGGAAAAACGATGATTATATCCGCAGGTTTAGGAGCCGGAAGTTTTCACCAAAAAGCCTTTCCGCGGTTAGGAAATCCATATGAAATTGTCGAAGTGATGATTAAGCCTAAATGA
- a CDS encoding FeoB-associated Cys-rich membrane protein, with the protein MSIIVNLLLGGAIFGYTIYAIIKFVKRSKEGKCGGCELEKACNCESEEHTNLDHIFK; encoded by the coding sequence ATGAGTATTATCGTTAACTTATTGCTCGGTGGCGCCATTTTCGGCTATACCATTTATGCGATTATAAAATTTGTAAAACGTAGTAAAGAAGGCAAATGTGGCGGCTGCGAGTTGGAAAAAGCTTGTAACTGCGAATCTGAAGAACATACTAATTTGGATCATATATTTAAATGA
- the pdxT gene encoding pyridoxal 5'-phosphate synthase glutaminase subunit PdxT produces the protein MKTIGVLAIQGAVDEHVRMIKSAGAIPTKVKHASDFAKLDGLILPGGESTTMRKIMKHYDLMEPVRAFAKDGKAIFGTCAGLVLLSKEIESGEESLGLIDATAVRNGFGRQKESFEVELPVEVFGSTSFEAVFIRAPYLTAPSKNVTVLATMDDRIVAARQDKILVTAFHPELTDDNRWMRYFLEKIV, from the coding sequence ATGAAAACAATCGGTGTTCTTGCAATTCAAGGAGCTGTTGATGAACATGTGCGCATGATTAAATCTGCTGGTGCTATTCCTACAAAAGTAAAGCACGCAAGCGATTTTGCTAAACTTGATGGTCTTATTTTACCTGGTGGAGAAAGTACGACGATGCGCAAAATAATGAAGCATTACGACTTAATGGAACCTGTCAGAGCATTTGCGAAAGATGGGAAAGCAATTTTTGGTACTTGTGCTGGACTTGTTCTTTTATCCAAAGAAATTGAGAGTGGCGAAGAGAGTTTAGGCCTTATTGATGCAACTGCTGTCCGTAATGGCTTTGGACGGCAGAAAGAAAGCTTTGAAGTTGAGTTACCTGTTGAAGTATTTGGATCAACTTCTTTTGAAGCAGTATTCATCCGTGCTCCTTATTTAACAGCCCCAAGCAAAAATGTCACTGTGCTAGCAACGATGGATGATAGGATTGTAGCAGCAAGACAAGATAAAATATTAGTAACAGCCTTCCATCCTGAATTAACAGATGATAATCGCTGGATGCGTTACTTTTTAGAAAAAATCGTATAA
- a CDS encoding FeoA family protein yields the protein MQLNETSIGDKVRISELKLENSMLKRRLLALGCDEGCEICIKQKGLFGGPYTFETKGQYISIRQCDACAIVVERR from the coding sequence ATGCAATTAAATGAAACTTCCATTGGTGATAAAGTTCGAATTTCCGAGTTAAAACTTGAAAATTCGATGCTTAAACGTCGCCTACTCGCGCTTGGTTGCGATGAGGGTTGTGAAATTTGTATCAAACAAAAAGGATTATTTGGCGGACCGTATACGTTTGAAACAAAAGGACAATATATTAGTATCAGGCAATGCGATGCTTGTGCCATTGTGGTGGAACGCAGATGA
- the feoB gene encoding ferrous iron transport protein B, which produces MSQNTFCLLGNPNTGKTSLFNALTGSYEYVGNWSGVTVEKKVGTLRSKTGKLIDLPGVYDLNPISRDETVVTRFLLEEKFDCMLNIVDSSQIERNLNLTIQLLEFGAPVVMGLNMIDVAAGRGIHLNIQNLAKKLRIPILPVVARSGKGTDDILTTLSEKHVAPAIPLVLPYGQQAEKAISDIQNLTKDLIPAKQSRWLAVQFLSKNEVTEEFLATNYAFEQLVSIRSELEEALDDKLENHFHQVRVTYIQDICLTSVEYTRTSDIPLSDKLDKIFTHKWLGIPIFLGIMWLIFQITFTWVGAPLSDLLDGFIGGTFTDFVTSFLNTIGASGFIIDLIADGIIAGVGGVLVFVPQILVIFFFISVLEDSGYMARIAVVMDRVMEIFGLNGKAFIPMIIGFGCNVPGIMAARSIEESKERMLTILVSPFMSCSARLPVYALFVGVFFEQYQALVVLSLYVIGILMALIVTKILSKTLLKKDNSVFVVELPPYRLPSLRTLWRSTWEKGKGFLRKAGTFIFAGSVIIWLLNYAGPSGFGVPMGESFLAIIGGVLAPLLVPLGFGTWQAGATLIPGFLAKEVVVSTMAIIYAVGESSMGSVVSTFYTPLSAYCFMLFILLYIPCLATVAAIRKETSSWKWTAFSVAYPLVTAYVLVFLVYQIGSLFI; this is translated from the coding sequence ATGAGTCAAAATACGTTTTGTTTACTAGGAAATCCAAATACAGGAAAAACATCTCTATTTAATGCACTAACTGGCTCTTATGAATATGTTGGAAACTGGAGCGGAGTAACGGTTGAAAAAAAAGTTGGAACCTTGCGTTCGAAAACGGGTAAACTAATTGATTTACCAGGGGTTTATGATTTAAATCCGATTTCCCGAGACGAGACAGTTGTTACACGTTTTTTATTAGAAGAAAAATTTGATTGTATGTTAAATATTGTCGATTCTTCGCAAATTGAGCGAAACTTAAATTTAACGATTCAATTGCTTGAGTTTGGTGCCCCTGTTGTTATGGGACTAAATATGATTGATGTCGCAGCAGGTCGAGGCATTCATTTAAACATTCAAAATCTCGCTAAAAAACTCCGGATTCCGATTTTACCAGTCGTTGCTAGATCTGGCAAAGGAACCGATGATATTTTAACGACATTGTCCGAAAAACACGTCGCACCAGCGATTCCACTAGTTTTACCGTACGGGCAACAAGCTGAAAAAGCCATTAGCGACATTCAAAATTTAACAAAAGATTTAATCCCTGCAAAACAGTCTCGGTGGCTGGCTGTACAATTTCTTTCAAAAAATGAAGTTACGGAAGAATTCTTAGCGACTAATTATGCTTTTGAACAACTTGTTTCCATTCGAAGTGAGCTCGAGGAAGCGCTTGATGACAAACTAGAAAATCATTTTCACCAAGTTCGTGTTACTTATATTCAAGATATTTGTTTGACTTCCGTTGAATACACACGCACTTCTGATATCCCGCTATCTGACAAACTAGATAAAATTTTCACGCATAAATGGTTAGGAATCCCCATTTTCTTAGGGATTATGTGGTTGATTTTCCAAATAACCTTTACTTGGGTTGGCGCCCCGCTGTCTGACTTACTTGACGGCTTTATCGGCGGCACGTTTACTGACTTTGTAACATCGTTTTTAAATACCATTGGTGCATCTGGTTTTATTATTGACTTGATTGCGGATGGAATTATCGCTGGTGTTGGTGGCGTTCTCGTTTTTGTTCCGCAAATTTTAGTCATCTTTTTCTTCATATCTGTCCTAGAAGATTCCGGTTATATGGCGCGAATTGCCGTTGTGATGGACCGTGTCATGGAAATATTTGGTCTTAACGGAAAAGCATTTATCCCAATGATTATTGGTTTTGGTTGTAACGTTCCTGGAATTATGGCAGCAAGATCCATTGAGGAATCCAAAGAACGTATGCTCACGATTCTTGTTTCTCCTTTTATGTCATGTTCGGCACGCCTTCCAGTATATGCACTTTTCGTCGGCGTATTCTTTGAGCAGTATCAAGCGCTGGTCGTTCTTTCACTTTATGTCATTGGTATTTTAATGGCGCTAATCGTCACTAAGATTCTTTCTAAAACACTGCTTAAAAAAGATAATTCCGTATTCGTCGTGGAGCTACCACCTTACCGTCTCCCTTCACTAAGAACATTATGGCGTAGCACTTGGGAAAAAGGAAAAGGATTTTTACGCAAAGCAGGAACATTTATTTTTGCCGGTTCGGTGATTATTTGGTTACTCAATTATGCTGGTCCTTCTGGTTTTGGCGTTCCGATGGGAGAAAGTTTCTTAGCAATTATCGGCGGTGTCCTTGCACCACTACTCGTTCCACTTGGTTTTGGAACTTGGCAAGCTGGGGCAACACTGATTCCCGGATTTTTAGCAAAAGAAGTCGTTGTTTCCACGATGGCAATTATTTATGCAGTTGGGGAAAGCTCGATGGGGAGTGTGGTTAGTACGTTCTATACCCCGCTATCCGCTTACTGCTTTATGTTATTTATTCTTTTATACATTCCTTGTCTGGCAACGGTCGCTGCAATTCGAAAAGAAACTAGTTCGTGGAAATGGACTGCCTTCTCTGTCGCCTATCCACTTGTAACAGCATATGTACTTGTATTTCTTGTCTATCAAATTGGTAGTTTGTTCATTTAA
- the pta gene encoding phosphate acetyltransferase translates to MSDLFTTIKGQVTGKNVRIVLPEGTDERIVGAAARLKKENIVTPILLGNKSEVEAVAKEIGVSVEGIAIHEPATDPLFDELVAAFVERRKGKATEEAARKMLADPNYFGTMLVYTGKAEGLVSGAAHSTGDTVRPALQIIKTKPGVSKVAGAMIMVRGEERYLFSDVAINIAPVAADLAENAIVSAETAAIFGIDPRVAMLSFSTKGSAKSDETEKVVEATALAKEKAPELTLDGEFQFDAAFVPTVAEKKAPGSVIKGDANVFIFPSLEAGNIGYKIAQRLGNFEAVGPILQGLNAPVNDLSRGCNTDDVYNLTLITAAQAVNK, encoded by the coding sequence ATGAGTGATTTATTTACTACGATTAAAGGACAAGTTACTGGGAAAAACGTGCGCATTGTACTTCCAGAAGGTACGGATGAACGTATCGTTGGAGCAGCTGCACGACTAAAAAAAGAAAACATTGTTACACCGATTTTACTTGGAAATAAAAGCGAAGTAGAAGCAGTAGCGAAAGAAATTGGTGTTTCTGTTGAAGGAATCGCTATTCATGAACCTGCAACTGATCCACTTTTTGATGAATTAGTGGCTGCATTTGTGGAACGCCGTAAAGGTAAAGCAACCGAAGAAGCTGCTCGTAAAATGCTTGCAGATCCAAACTATTTTGGAACTATGCTTGTATACACAGGTAAAGCAGAAGGATTAGTAAGTGGTGCGGCTCATTCTACAGGCGACACAGTTCGTCCAGCACTACAAATTATTAAAACAAAACCAGGCGTAAGTAAAGTGGCTGGGGCAATGATTATGGTTCGTGGGGAAGAACGCTACTTATTCAGTGATGTAGCAATCAATATCGCACCAGTTGCAGCAGACTTAGCTGAGAATGCCATTGTTAGTGCGGAAACGGCGGCAATCTTCGGTATTGATCCACGTGTTGCTATGTTAAGTTTCTCAACAAAAGGCTCTGCAAAATCCGATGAGACAGAAAAAGTTGTAGAAGCAACTGCACTTGCAAAAGAAAAAGCGCCAGAACTTACACTTGATGGCGAATTCCAATTTGATGCAGCATTTGTTCCTACTGTTGCTGAGAAAAAAGCACCAGGTTCTGTTATTAAAGGGGACGCGAATGTATTCATCTTCCCGAGTTTAGAAGCAGGAAATATTGGCTATAAAATTGCGCAACGTTTAGGTAATTTTGAAGCAGTTGGCCCGATTTTACAAGGTTTAAATGCGCCGGTTAATGACTTGTCTCGTGGCTGTAATACAGACGATGTTTATAATTTAACACTAATTACTGCCGCTCAAGCAGTAAACAAATAA